Proteins encoded together in one Osmerus eperlanus chromosome 20, fOsmEpe2.1, whole genome shotgun sequence window:
- the LOC134006739 gene encoding solute carrier family 66 member 2 isoform X2 produces the protein MEDEVTDQIMYVLNQLVLWVAAGAMVFGGVVPYIPQYRDIRRTQNAEGFSTYVCLVLLVANILRILFRFGRYFETPLLWQSIIMIATMLIMLNLCTNVRMATELNTKRRSFTDFDWSHFWSWSRFVDYLQCVLAFTLLAAYITYLLLDSSVFVETLGFLAVFTEAMLGTPQLYCNYQNKSTQGMSIKMVLMWTSGDTFKTVYFLLTQAPVQFWTCGLLQVAVDIAILFQVYYYSRYPQKPASHTVSHTTSAKAL, from the exons ATGGAAGATGAAGTCACGGACCAGATCATGTATGTTCTCAATCAACTGGTGTTGTGGGTCGCCGCCGGTGCAATGGTGTTCGGTGGAGTCGTCCCATACATCCCACAATATAGAGATATACGAAGGACACAGAATGCTGAAGGATTCTCTACCTATGTATGCTTGGTCTTGCTTGTTGCCAATATTTTGCGCATACTCTTTAG GTTTGGACGGTACTTTGAAACACCGCTCCTGTGGCAGAGTATCATCATGATCGCGACCATGCTGATCATGCTCAACCTGTGCACCAACGTCCGCATGGCCACTGAACTCAACACCAAGAGGCGCTCCTTTACAG actTTGACTGGAGTCACTTTTGGTCGTGGAGCCGGTTCGTGGACTACCTGCAGTGCGTGCTGGCCTTCACCCTGCTGGCGGCCTACATCACCTACCTCCTCCTGGACTCCTCGGTGTTTGTGGAGACGCTGGGCTTCCTGGCCGTGTTCACGGAGGCCATGCTGGGCACGCCGCAGCTCTACTGCAACTACCAGAACAAGTCTACCCAGGGGATGAG tatTAAGATGGTGCTGATGTGGACCAGCGGAGACACCTTTAAGACGGTCTACTTCCTGCTTACCCAGGCTCCTGTGCAGTTCTGGACCTGTGGCCTGCTGCAGGTGGCCGTGGACATAGCCATCCTGTTCCAGGTCTACTACTACAGCCGCTACCCCCAGAAACCTGCCTCCCACACTGTGTCACACACCACCAGCGCCAAGGCTCTCTGA
- the nr1d2b gene encoding nuclear receptor subfamily 1 group D member 2b isoform X1 codes for MESTKAGGVIAYISSTSSSSSPESCHSDSSNGSYQSSSPPRTSSPSCRQGQPANTLLTTAGQPCAPSQKAGRSSSTVKCGIAKINGLVLLCKVCGDVASGFHYGVHACEGCKGFFRRSIQQNIQYKKCLKNESCPIMRINRNRCQQCRFKKCLIVGMSRDSVRFGRIPKREKQRMLLEMQSAMNNMMNNSQLNSQLHDNQSLPLVSQALAFPVESTPENTGPPSSSCSLASPPQSNKSGTGSDPKPPVAVDTRPSLASSSASDSGEEEVIGKVTRAHQETFMYNQEQASPPAEAPPSPVAEEHVIGRSSMWMEEKEAWNYQNDMCSMEVPERPTNTGPQHPETHRQDRAPSQCPYRPPNNNNSTSGQHPARAFGCPRGHNAGEADFPGGFTGPLWSGGHRMHLVCPMNMSPHVDPHKSGHGIWEEFSHSFTPAVREVVEFAKRIPGFRELSQHDQVSLLKAGTFEVLVVRFASLFEVKDRTVTFLGGKKYSVEALRVMGAGDLQNSMFDFSEKLTGLGLNEEEMSLFTAVVLVSADRSGIENANSVEALQETLIRALRSLITKNHPNESAIFTKLLLKLPDLRSLNNMHSEQLLAFKVHP; via the exons ATGGAATCGACAAAAGCTG GTGGCGttatagcctacatcagctcTACAAGCTCTTCTTCAAGCCCAGAGTCTTGTCACAGCGACAGCTCCAATGGCAGCTACCAGTCCTCCTCTCCGCCTCGTACCTCCTCCCCGAGCTGTCGCCAGGGCCAACCGGCAAACACGCTCCTAACGACAGCAGGCCAACCCTGCGCTCCTTCTCAGAAGGCAGGACGCTCGTCCTCCACTGTCAAATGTGGCATTGCGA AGATCAACGGCCTGGTGTTGTTGTGTAAGGTCTGTGGGGACGTGGCCTCGGGCTTCCACTATGGGGTCCATGCCTGCGAGGGCTGCAAG GGCTTCTTCAGAAGGAGTATCCAGCAGAACATCCAGTATAAGAAATGCCTTAAGAACGAGAGCTGCCCCATCATGAGGATCAACAGGAACCGTTGCCAGCAGTGCCGCTTCAAGAAATGTCTCATTGTGGGGATGTCCAGAGACT CTGTGCGTTTCGGCCGCATCCCCAAGCGAGAGAAGCAGCGCATGCTGCTGGAGATGCAGAGTGCCATGAACAACATGATGAACAACAGTCAACTCAACAGCCAGCTCCATGACAACCAGTCCCTCCCCCTGGTCAGCCAGGCCCTGGCCTTCCCAGTGGAGTCCACCCCAGAAAACACAGGTCCCCCCTCAAGCTCCTGCTCTCTGgcctcccctccccagtccAACAAATCAGGGACCGGCTCTGATCCCAAGCCTCCAGTTGCCGTGGATACCCGTCCAAGCTTGGCATCGTCCAGCGCGTCCGacagcggggaggaggaggtcatcGGCAAGGTGACCAGGGCTCACCAGGAGACCTTCATGTACAACCAGGAACAGGCCAGCCCCCCTGCCGAGGCCCCGCCCTCCCCAGTGGCAGAAGAGCATGTGATTGGACGAAGCAGCAtgtggatggaggagaaggaagccTGGAACTACCAGAACGACATGTGCTCGATGGAAGTGCCGGAGAGACCGACCAACACTGGACCACAACATCCTGAGACCCATCGACAGGACCGCGCCCCCAGCCAGTGCCCCTACAGGCcacccaacaacaacaacagcaccaGTGGCCAGCATCCTGCCCGTGCATTTGGCTGTCCAAGAGGCCACAACGCAGGGGAAGCAGACTTCCCCGGGGGCTTCACCGGGCCGCTGTGGAGCGGGGGCCACAGAATGCATCTG GTGTGTCCTATGAACATGTCCCCTCATGTGGATCCTCACAAGTCAGGCCACGGCATCTGGGAGGAGTTCTCCCACAGCTTCACCCCGGCCGtcagggaggtggtggagttTGCCAAGCGCATCCCTGGCTTCAGGGAGCTCTCTCAGCATGACCAGGTCAGCCTGCTGAAGGCTGGCACCTTTGAG GTGTTAGTTGTGCGCTTTGCCTCGCTGTTTGAAGTCAAGGACCGCACAGTGACCTTCCTGGGTGGTAAGAAGTACAGCGTGGAGGCACTGAGGGTTATGGGAGCCGGAGACCTGCAGAACTCCATGTTTGACTTCAGTGAGAAGCTCACAGGCCTGGGGCTCAACGAGGAGGAGATGAGCCTGTTCACTGCCGTGGTTCTGGTCTCCGCCG ACCGCTCAGGGATCGAGAACGCCAACTCGGTGGAGGCTCTCCAGGAGACACTGATCCGAGCACTACGGAGCCTCATCACCAAGAACCACCCCAACGAGTCCGCCATCTTTACCAAGCTGCTGCTCAAGTTGCCCGACCTGCGCTCCCTCAACAATATGCACTCCGAGCAGCTGCTGGCTTTCAAGGTCCACCCCTGA
- the nr1d2b gene encoding nuclear receptor subfamily 1 group D member 2b isoform X2: MESTKAGGVIAYISSTSSSSSPESCHSDSSNGSYQSSSPPRTSSPSCRQGQPANTLLTTAGQPCAPSQKAGRSSSTVKCGIAKINGLVLLCKVCGDVASGFHYGVHACEGCKGFFRRSIQQNIQYKKCLKNESCPIMRINRNRCQQCRFKKCLIVGMSRDSVRFGRIPKREKQRMLLEMQSAMNNMMNNSQLNSQLHDNQSLPLVSQALAFPVESTPENTGPPSSSCSLASPPQSNKSGTGSDPKPPVAVDTRPSLASSSASDSGEEEVIGKVTRAHQETFMYNQEQASPPAEAPPSPVAEEHVIGRSSMWMEEKEAWNYQNDMCSMEVPERPTNTGPQHPETHRQDRAPSQCPYRPPNNNNSTSGQHPARAFGCPRGHNAGEADFPGGFTGPLWSGGHRMHLVCPMNMSPHVDPHKSGHGIWEEFSHSFTPAVREVVEFAKRIPGFRELSQHDQVSLLKAGTFETAQGSRTPTRWRLSRRH; this comes from the exons ATGGAATCGACAAAAGCTG GTGGCGttatagcctacatcagctcTACAAGCTCTTCTTCAAGCCCAGAGTCTTGTCACAGCGACAGCTCCAATGGCAGCTACCAGTCCTCCTCTCCGCCTCGTACCTCCTCCCCGAGCTGTCGCCAGGGCCAACCGGCAAACACGCTCCTAACGACAGCAGGCCAACCCTGCGCTCCTTCTCAGAAGGCAGGACGCTCGTCCTCCACTGTCAAATGTGGCATTGCGA AGATCAACGGCCTGGTGTTGTTGTGTAAGGTCTGTGGGGACGTGGCCTCGGGCTTCCACTATGGGGTCCATGCCTGCGAGGGCTGCAAG GGCTTCTTCAGAAGGAGTATCCAGCAGAACATCCAGTATAAGAAATGCCTTAAGAACGAGAGCTGCCCCATCATGAGGATCAACAGGAACCGTTGCCAGCAGTGCCGCTTCAAGAAATGTCTCATTGTGGGGATGTCCAGAGACT CTGTGCGTTTCGGCCGCATCCCCAAGCGAGAGAAGCAGCGCATGCTGCTGGAGATGCAGAGTGCCATGAACAACATGATGAACAACAGTCAACTCAACAGCCAGCTCCATGACAACCAGTCCCTCCCCCTGGTCAGCCAGGCCCTGGCCTTCCCAGTGGAGTCCACCCCAGAAAACACAGGTCCCCCCTCAAGCTCCTGCTCTCTGgcctcccctccccagtccAACAAATCAGGGACCGGCTCTGATCCCAAGCCTCCAGTTGCCGTGGATACCCGTCCAAGCTTGGCATCGTCCAGCGCGTCCGacagcggggaggaggaggtcatcGGCAAGGTGACCAGGGCTCACCAGGAGACCTTCATGTACAACCAGGAACAGGCCAGCCCCCCTGCCGAGGCCCCGCCCTCCCCAGTGGCAGAAGAGCATGTGATTGGACGAAGCAGCAtgtggatggaggagaaggaagccTGGAACTACCAGAACGACATGTGCTCGATGGAAGTGCCGGAGAGACCGACCAACACTGGACCACAACATCCTGAGACCCATCGACAGGACCGCGCCCCCAGCCAGTGCCCCTACAGGCcacccaacaacaacaacagcaccaGTGGCCAGCATCCTGCCCGTGCATTTGGCTGTCCAAGAGGCCACAACGCAGGGGAAGCAGACTTCCCCGGGGGCTTCACCGGGCCGCTGTGGAGCGGGGGCCACAGAATGCATCTG GTGTGTCCTATGAACATGTCCCCTCATGTGGATCCTCACAAGTCAGGCCACGGCATCTGGGAGGAGTTCTCCCACAGCTTCACCCCGGCCGtcagggaggtggtggagttTGCCAAGCGCATCCCTGGCTTCAGGGAGCTCTCTCAGCATGACCAGGTCAGCCTGCTGAAGGCTGGCACCTTTGAG ACCGCTCAGGGATCGAGAACGCCAACTCGGTGGAGGCTCTCCAGGAGACACTGA
- the LOC134006738 gene encoding procathepsin L-like — MQLRVLCLFAWHLLIFVVAGHYISDLNEQWEKWKDKYQKSYGNKVEDLHRRIVWEKNLRLVHKHNEETSTGQHSFTMGVNHLTDMTAEEVNILLNGLKQEDLNHDNWISNPLMDIPLPMSVDWRERGMVSPVQNQGMCGSCWAFSSIGALEGQMKRRNGSLVPLSPQNLVDCSTRFGNHGCKGGYLSKSYLYVISNRGIDSESFYPYEHKDGQCRYSTQGKAGVCFGFHILPQGMEGALQVAVATVGPVAVGINAMLPSFHHYRGGLYNDPACSPKITNHAVLVVGYGSDKGQDFWLVKNSWGTGWGEKGFIRIGRNQGNLCGISNFAIYPTM, encoded by the exons atgcagctaAG ggtgttgtgtctgtttgcgTGGCATCTTTTGATCTTTGTGGTTGCTGGGCATTACATCTCTGACCTCAATGAGCAATGGGAAAAATGGAAAGACAAGTATCAGAAGTCTTATGGCAATAAG GTAGAGGATTTACACCGGAGAATAGTGTGGGAAAAAAATTTGAGACTGGTGCATAAACATAATGAAGAAACCTCCACTGGACAACACTCCTTCACCATGGGAGTAAACCATTTGACTGATATG ACAGCTGAGGAAGTTAACATTTTGTTGAATGGCCTGAAGCAAGAGGACCTGAACCATGACAACTGGATATCAAACCCTTTGATGGACATACCACTGCCAATGAGTGtggactggagggagagaggcatggtcAGTCCGGTCCAAAATCAG ggaatgtgtggatcctgctgggCATTCAGTTCCATAGGTGCACTTGAAGGACAGATGAAGAGAAGAAATGGAAGCCTAGTTCCTCTCAGCCCCCAGAACCTGGTGGACTGTAGCACCAGGTTTGGCAACCATGGCTGCAAGGGGGGCTACCTCTCCAAGTCCTACTTATATGTCATCAGCAACAGAGGCATTGATTCTGAAAGCTTTTATCCTTATGAGCACAAG GATGGACAATGCCGCTACTCCACACAGGGAAAAGCTGGAGTCTGCTTTGGCTTTCACATCCTGCCTCAGGGCATGGAGGGAGCCCTGCAGGTGGCTGTAGCCACTGTGGGACCTGTGGCCGTGGGCATCAATGCCATGCTACCGTCTTTCCACCATTATAGAGGAG GTTTATATAATGATCCAGCGTGTAGTCCCAAAATAACCAATCATGCGGTGTTAGTGGTGGGCTATGGCAGCGACAAGGGGCAAGACTTCTGGCTTGTGAAGAACAG CTGGGGAACTGGATGGGGAGAAAAGGGGTTTATCCGAATTGGCAGAAACCAGGGGAACCTTTGTGGCATCAGCAACTTTGCTATTTACCCTACTATGTAA
- the LOC134006739 gene encoding solute carrier family 66 member 2 isoform X1, with amino-acid sequence MEDEVTDQIMYVLNQLVLWVAAGAMVFGGVVPYIPQYRDIRRTQNAEGFSTYVCLVLLVANILRILFRFGRYFETPLLWQSIIMIATMLIMLNLCTNVRMATELNTKRRSFTATDIKEEEIKVPKKLFLDFDWSHFWSWSRFVDYLQCVLAFTLLAAYITYLLLDSSVFVETLGFLAVFTEAMLGTPQLYCNYQNKSTQGMSIKMVLMWTSGDTFKTVYFLLTQAPVQFWTCGLLQVAVDIAILFQVYYYSRYPQKPASHTVSHTTSAKAL; translated from the exons ATGGAAGATGAAGTCACGGACCAGATCATGTATGTTCTCAATCAACTGGTGTTGTGGGTCGCCGCCGGTGCAATGGTGTTCGGTGGAGTCGTCCCATACATCCCACAATATAGAGATATACGAAGGACACAGAATGCTGAAGGATTCTCTACCTATGTATGCTTGGTCTTGCTTGTTGCCAATATTTTGCGCATACTCTTTAG GTTTGGACGGTACTTTGAAACACCGCTCCTGTGGCAGAGTATCATCATGATCGCGACCATGCTGATCATGCTCAACCTGTGCACCAACGTCCGCATGGCCACTGAACTCAACACCAAGAGGCGCTCCTTTACAG CAACTGATATTAAGGAAGAGGAGATCAAAGTTCCCAAGAAGCTCTTTCTGG actTTGACTGGAGTCACTTTTGGTCGTGGAGCCGGTTCGTGGACTACCTGCAGTGCGTGCTGGCCTTCACCCTGCTGGCGGCCTACATCACCTACCTCCTCCTGGACTCCTCGGTGTTTGTGGAGACGCTGGGCTTCCTGGCCGTGTTCACGGAGGCCATGCTGGGCACGCCGCAGCTCTACTGCAACTACCAGAACAAGTCTACCCAGGGGATGAG tatTAAGATGGTGCTGATGTGGACCAGCGGAGACACCTTTAAGACGGTCTACTTCCTGCTTACCCAGGCTCCTGTGCAGTTCTGGACCTGTGGCCTGCTGCAGGTGGCCGTGGACATAGCCATCCTGTTCCAGGTCTACTACTACAGCCGCTACCCCCAGAAACCTGCCTCCCACACTGTGTCACACACCACCAGCGCCAAGGCTCTCTGA
- the rpl15 gene encoding 60S ribosomal protein L15: MGAYKYMQELWRKKQSDVMRFLLRVRCWQYRQLSGLHRAPRPTRPDKARRLGYKAKQGYVIYRVRVRRGGRKRPVPKGATYGKPVHHGVNQIKFARSLQSTAEERAGRHCGGLRVLASYWVGEDSTYKFFEVILVDIFHKAIRRNPETQWVTKPVHKHREMRGLTSAGKKSRGLGKGHKFHLTIGGSRRAAWRRRNTLQLHRYR; encoded by the exons ATGGGAGCGTACAAGTATATGCAGGAGTTATGGCGCAAGAAGCAGTCCGATGTGATGCGCTTCCTTCTCCGCGTCCGTTGCTGGCAGTACCGTCAGCTTTCCGGTCTCCACCGTGCGCCCAGACCAACCAGACCCGATAAGGCCCGCAGGCTGGGATACAAGGCAAAACAAG GCTACGTCATTTACCGTGTCCGTGTGCGCCGTGGAGGTCGTAAACGCCCCGTGCCAAAGGGTGCTACCTATGGCAAGCCAGTGCATCATGGTGTCAACCAGATCAAGTTTGCACGCAGTCTGCAGTCCACTGCTGAG GAGCGTGCTGGCCGTCACTGCGGAGGCCTGAGGGTCCTTGCCTCATACTGGGTGGGTGAAGACTCGACCTACAAGTTCTTTGAGGTGATCCTGGTGGACATCTTCCACAAGGCCATCAGGCGCAACCCTGAAACCCAATGGGTCACCAAACCAGTGCACAAGCACAGGGAGATGCGTGGCCTGACATCTGCAGGCAAGAAGAGCAGAGGCTTGGGCAAGGGCCACAAGTTCCACCTGACCATCGGTGGCTCCCGCCGTGCAGCCTGGAGGAGACGCAACACTCTGCAGCTGCACCGTTACCGCTAG
- the txnl4a gene encoding thioredoxin-like protein 4A: MSYMLPHLHNGWQVDQAILSEEDRVLVIRFGHDWDPTCMKMDEVLYSIAEKVKNFAVIYLVDITEVPDFNKMYELYDPCTVMFFFRNKHIMIDLGTGNNNKINWTMEDKQEMIDIVETVYRGARKGRGLVVSPKDYSTKYRY; this comes from the exons ATGTCGTACATGCTACCCCATCTTCACAACGGCTGGCAGGTTGACCAAGCTATACTATCCGAGGAAGACCGAGTTCTTGTTATTCGATTTGGACATGATTGGGACCCAACCTGTATGAAAATGGACGAAGTTCTATACAGCATTGCAGAAAAG GTGAAGAACTTTGCAGTAATTTATCTGGTGGACATTACCGAGGTTCCAGACTTCAACAAGATGTACGAGTTATATGATCCCTGCACAGTCATGTTCTTCTTCAG GAACAAACACATAATGATTGATCTGGGAACGGGTAACAATAATAAGATCAACTGGACCATGGAGGACAAGCAGGAGATGATAGACATAGTTGAAACTGTGTATCGAGGTGCACGAAAAGGAAGAGGTCTGGTTGTATCACCAAAGGACTACTCTACAAAATACAGATACTGA